From Pyramidobacter piscolens W5455, the proteins below share one genomic window:
- a CDS encoding nitroreductase family protein: MTLSELYVGCRTYRRFEQRPLPDGLLRAVLENARIASTGANAQTLRFIAVQSSALVAQMQPLVRWAAYLPKEIGTPAEGERPVAFVVIVKKAGSGAFADVDVGIAANTIATTAWEAGVGSCLMASVNRAEIAALLGVPAEDTVFLVVALGYPAHKSTLVPVGADGSVKYYVDEKRDYFVPKRAFDDVAKIV, translated from the coding sequence ATGACACTTTCCGAACTTTATGTGGGCTGCCGCACGTACCGCCGCTTCGAGCAGCGCCCGCTGCCGGACGGGCTGCTTCGCGCCGTGCTGGAGAACGCCCGCATCGCCAGCACGGGGGCCAACGCCCAGACGCTGCGCTTCATCGCGGTGCAGAGCTCCGCGCTGGTGGCTCAAATGCAGCCGCTCGTCAGATGGGCCGCCTATCTGCCCAAAGAGATCGGCACGCCGGCCGAGGGCGAACGTCCCGTAGCCTTTGTCGTCATCGTCAAAAAAGCCGGTTCGGGCGCGTTCGCCGACGTGGACGTGGGCATCGCCGCCAACACGATCGCCACGACGGCATGGGAGGCGGGCGTCGGCAGCTGCCTGATGGCCTCCGTCAACCGCGCCGAAATCGCCGCGCTGCTCGGCGTGCCCGCGGAAGACACGGTGTTTCTCGTCGTCGCGCTGGGCTATCCGGCGCACAAAAGCACGCTCGTGCCCGTCGGCGCCGACGGCAGCGTCAAATACTACGTAGACGAAAAACGCGACTACTTCGTGCCCAAGCGCGCCTTTGACGACGTGGCGAAGATCGTTTAA
- a CDS encoding AzlC family ABC transporter permease: MNDKAVVCRALRAAFPFTIPIFAGFWFLGLTYGVYMNVSGFSFWYPLLMAMTIFGGSLEFVAVSMLTAPFAPLQALAMALVIQARHLFYGLAMLEKFKELGWKKPLLIFLMCDESFSINCAAAVPAGVDRGWFMLFVSLLNYAYWVSGSALGGALGSLVRFNTEGLEFVMTAMFVVIFTEQWLKEKSRLTALIGLASSALCLFCFGPDSFMIPSMLVIFALLALWRRPIIHRGGYEE; this comes from the coding sequence ATGAACGATAAGGCGGTCGTCTGCCGCGCTTTGCGAGCGGCTTTCCCCTTTACGATCCCGATTTTTGCGGGATTCTGGTTCCTCGGCCTGACCTACGGCGTTTACATGAACGTGTCGGGATTCAGCTTTTGGTATCCGCTGCTGATGGCGATGACGATCTTCGGCGGCTCGCTGGAATTCGTCGCCGTCTCCATGCTGACGGCGCCTTTCGCGCCGCTGCAGGCGCTGGCGATGGCGCTGGTCATCCAGGCGCGGCATCTTTTCTACGGCCTGGCCATGCTGGAAAAGTTCAAAGAGCTGGGCTGGAAGAAGCCGCTGCTGATCTTCCTCATGTGCGACGAATCCTTTTCCATCAACTGCGCCGCTGCGGTTCCGGCGGGCGTCGACCGCGGCTGGTTCATGCTCTTTGTGTCGCTGCTGAATTACGCCTACTGGGTGAGCGGCTCGGCGCTCGGCGGCGCGCTCGGCTCGTTGGTGCGCTTCAATACCGAAGGGCTGGAATTCGTGATGACGGCCATGTTTGTCGTCATCTTCACGGAACAATGGCTCAAGGAAAAAAGCCGCCTGACGGCGCTGATCGGCTTGGCCTCGTCGGCCCTGTGCCTGTTCTGTTTCGGCCCGGATTCCTTCATGATCCCGTCGATGCTCGTCATTTTTGCCCTGCTGGCGCTCTGGCGTCGTCCCATCATTCACCGGGGAGGCTATGAAGAATGA
- a CDS encoding CinA family protein, with protein MTQEENIAAVALKLKELALARRATVGTAESCTGGLIAAAITAVPGSSEYFLGGVVSYANSVKAKLLGVPEEILGTVGAVSGECARFMAQGAATALGADWAVSVTGVAGPDGGSAEKPVGTVWFALCGPGGTEAHARRFAGGRAAVRAQTTAHALSMLIEALAETE; from the coding sequence ATGACGCAGGAAGAAAATATCGCGGCGGTGGCGCTGAAATTGAAGGAACTGGCGCTGGCGCGACGCGCCACCGTTGGCACGGCGGAATCCTGCACGGGCGGCCTGATTGCCGCGGCGATCACGGCGGTGCCGGGCAGCAGCGAGTACTTTCTCGGCGGCGTCGTCAGCTATGCCAACTCGGTCAAAGCGAAACTGCTGGGCGTGCCGGAAGAAATCCTCGGCACGGTCGGCGCGGTGAGCGGCGAGTGCGCCCGTTTCATGGCGCAGGGCGCGGCCACAGCGCTCGGCGCCGATTGGGCCGTGTCCGTGACCGGCGTGGCCGGGCCCGACGGCGGCAGCGCGGAAAAACCCGTCGGCACGGTGTGGTTCGCTTTGTGCGGTCCGGGCGGGACGGAGGCCCATGCGCGTCGTTTCGCCGGCGGCCGCGCCGCGGTGCGCGCGCAGACGACAGCGCACGCTCTGTCGATGCTGATCGAGGCGCTGGCGGAGACGGAGTGA
- a CDS encoding amidophosphoribosyltransferase: MGGFFAAALREDCVFDLFFGTDYHSHLGTRRAGLAVYGKKGFDRAIHNIENSPFRTKFEKEANAMQGTMGIGCISDYDPQPLVVRSHHGTYALTTVGKVNNKDRLLDVIMKNTGIHFFEMASGDINSTELVATLINQKDSLVEGIQYAQEMIDGSMTLLVLSADGIYCARDRFGRTPLTIGLKDEGFCASFEPFAYLNLGYRDYKELGPGEIDLMTPEGVTTLVPPGEKMSICTFLWVYYGYPSSHYEGVSVEQMRYNCGRMLARRDGMSRERIDTVAGVPDSGIAHAIGYANESGVPFSRPLIKYTPTWPRSFIPTIQSKRDMIAKMKLIPVRELIERQRLLLIDDSIVRGTQLRKTTEFLFRTGAREVHARPACPPIMFGCKYINFSRSNSDMELIARRIVSKLEGHEPERAVLDEYCDPESERYAAMLEGIRRQMGFSSLKFNRLDDMLAAVGVEPCKLCTYCWNGRE; the protein is encoded by the coding sequence ATGGGCGGTTTTTTTGCGGCGGCGCTGAGGGAAGACTGCGTTTTCGATCTGTTTTTCGGCACGGACTACCATTCCCATCTGGGAACGCGGCGCGCCGGTCTGGCGGTTTACGGCAAAAAGGGGTTCGACCGCGCCATCCACAACATCGAAAACTCTCCCTTCCGCACCAAGTTCGAGAAAGAGGCCAACGCCATGCAGGGCACCATGGGCATCGGCTGCATCTCCGACTACGATCCCCAGCCGCTGGTGGTGCGTTCGCATCACGGCACCTATGCGCTCACGACCGTCGGCAAGGTCAACAACAAAGACCGTCTGCTCGACGTGATCATGAAGAACACCGGCATCCACTTCTTCGAAATGGCCTCCGGCGACATCAACTCCACCGAGCTCGTCGCCACCCTCATCAACCAGAAGGACAGCCTCGTCGAGGGCATTCAGTACGCGCAGGAGATGATCGACGGCTCCATGACTCTGCTGGTGCTGAGCGCCGACGGCATTTACTGCGCCCGCGACCGCTTCGGCCGCACGCCTCTGACCATCGGCCTGAAGGACGAGGGCTTCTGCGCCTCCTTCGAGCCCTTTGCCTACCTCAACCTCGGCTATCGCGACTACAAGGAGCTCGGCCCCGGCGAGATCGACCTGATGACCCCCGAAGGCGTGACCACCCTCGTGCCGCCGGGAGAAAAAATGAGCATCTGCACCTTCCTGTGGGTCTATTACGGCTATCCGTCCTCGCACTACGAAGGCGTCTCCGTCGAGCAGATGCGCTACAACTGCGGCCGTATGCTGGCTCGGCGCGACGGCATGAGCCGCGAGCGGATCGACACGGTGGCCGGCGTGCCCGACTCCGGCATCGCCCACGCCATCGGTTACGCCAACGAATCCGGCGTGCCCTTTTCGCGCCCGCTGATCAAGTACACGCCGACCTGGCCGCGCAGCTTCATCCCCACCATCCAGTCCAAGCGCGACATGATCGCCAAGATGAAGCTGATCCCCGTTCGCGAACTGATCGAAAGACAGCGCCTGCTCCTGATCGACGACTCCATCGTGCGCGGCACGCAGCTGCGCAAGACCACCGAGTTCCTGTTCCGCACCGGCGCGCGCGAAGTCCACGCCCGCCCCGCCTGCCCGCCGATCATGTTCGGCTGCAAGTACATCAACTTCTCGCGCTCCAACTCCGACATGGAGCTGATCGCCCGCCGCATCGTCAGCAAACTCGAAGGGCACGAACCCGAGCGCGCCGTCCTCGACGAGTACTGCGATCCCGAGTCGGAGCGCTACGCCGCCATGCTGGAAGGCATCCGCCGCCAGATGGGATTTTCCTCGCTCAAGTTCAACCGCCTCGACGACATGCTCGCCGCCGTCGGCGTCGAACCCTGCAAGCTCTGCACGTACTGCTGGAACGGCAGGGAATAG
- a CDS encoding ATP-binding protein translates to MEFKREQYLKMLIDCMHNGLIKVITGMRRSGKSYLLFNLFTRYLRQSGVPESHIVPIELDVWENRQYRNPGAILDYIESRIEDSANYYILLDEVQMLDGFEEALNSLLHVKNVDIYVTGSNSKFLSKDVITEFRGRGYEIHVYPLTFKEFMESYEGDIYRGWADYVVYGGLPLVASMRTEAQKVKYLTDLFAETYLKDIIERNRIEKTQELEDVVNILASSVGSLTNPSKILATFRSGLHSQISLNTVRRYVEYLEDAFVISAAQRYDVKGRKYVGSPLKYYFEDVGLRNARLGFRQTEENHIMENVIYNELRSRGFAVDVGMVRKRERDAGGKQLARQLEIDFVANLGSRRYYVQSAFSLAGVEKTAQEKAPLNCLGDSFKKIIVVKDVVNVMRDANGITTMNVFDFLTKGNSLEL, encoded by the coding sequence ATGGAATTTAAACGAGAACAGTACCTAAAAATGTTGATCGATTGCATGCACAACGGGTTGATCAAGGTGATCACGGGGATGCGGCGGAGCGGCAAGTCGTACCTGCTGTTCAATCTTTTCACGCGGTATCTGCGGCAGTCGGGCGTGCCGGAATCACATATCGTCCCGATTGAGCTGGATGTCTGGGAAAACAGGCAATATCGGAATCCCGGCGCGATCTTGGATTATATCGAGTCGCGGATCGAGGACAGCGCGAATTATTATATCCTTCTCGACGAGGTGCAGATGCTCGACGGGTTCGAAGAGGCGCTCAATTCGCTGCTTCATGTCAAAAACGTCGACATTTACGTGACGGGGAGCAATTCAAAATTTTTGTCGAAGGACGTAATTACGGAATTCAGGGGCAGAGGGTACGAAATTCACGTTTATCCGCTGACGTTCAAAGAGTTTATGGAATCATACGAGGGGGATATTTACCGGGGCTGGGCGGACTACGTCGTTTACGGCGGGCTGCCTCTGGTCGCTTCGATGAGGACGGAAGCACAGAAGGTCAAGTATCTGACGGACCTTTTTGCGGAAACGTATTTGAAAGACATCATTGAGCGCAACCGCATCGAAAAAACGCAGGAGTTGGAAGACGTCGTCAATATTCTGGCGTCCTCGGTCGGCTCTCTGACCAATCCGAGCAAAATCCTGGCGACGTTTCGAAGCGGGCTGCATTCGCAGATCAGTCTGAACACGGTCCGGCGGTACGTCGAATATTTGGAAGACGCGTTCGTGATCAGCGCGGCGCAGCGCTACGACGTGAAGGGACGGAAATACGTCGGCTCGCCGCTGAAGTATTATTTCGAGGACGTAGGGCTGCGCAACGCCCGGCTGGGCTTCCGGCAGACGGAAGAAAACCACATTATGGAAAACGTAATCTATAACGAACTGAGAAGCCGGGGCTTCGCCGTCGACGTGGGAATGGTTCGGAAGAGGGAGCGCGACGCCGGAGGGAAGCAGCTGGCCCGCCAGCTGGAAATCGATTTCGTCGCCAATTTGGGGAGTCGGCGTTATTACGTTCAGTCGGCGTTCAGTCTGGCCGGCGTCGAAAAAACCGCGCAAGAAAAAGCGCCGCTGAACTGTCTCGGCGATTCTTTCAAAAAGATCATCGTCGTCAAGGACGTCGTCAACGTGATGAGAGACGCAAACGGCATCACGACGATGAACGTTTTCGATTTTCTGACGAAGGGAAACAGCCTCGAACTGTAA
- a CDS encoding phosphatidylglycerophosphatase A, with translation MNNDPVMTLPGLIATVGGLGKFVRKAPGTAGSAAACVLAVFLPEPLRLAAIAALAAVGVWAAGAYEKASGRSDPGEVIIDEVVGQLIATIGHVAVVGQGSGAVNFLIPSFLLFRFFDILKPWPVNACEKAPGGLGVMLDDVTGGVLANLALWGLRKIFIEGWWPF, from the coding sequence ATGAATAACGATCCTGTGATGACGCTGCCGGGGCTGATCGCCACCGTCGGCGGGCTGGGGAAATTTGTCAGGAAAGCGCCGGGCACGGCCGGCAGCGCCGCGGCCTGCGTGCTGGCGGTGTTTCTGCCCGAGCCGCTCCGTCTGGCGGCGATCGCCGCGCTGGCGGCGGTCGGCGTCTGGGCGGCCGGCGCCTATGAAAAGGCGTCGGGACGTTCCGATCCCGGCGAAGTGATCATCGACGAGGTGGTCGGCCAGCTGATCGCCACGATCGGCCATGTGGCCGTGGTCGGGCAGGGCAGCGGCGCGGTGAACTTTCTCATCCCCAGTTTCCTGCTGTTCCGTTTCTTCGACATCCTCAAGCCGTGGCCGGTCAACGCCTGCGAAAAGGCTCCCGGAGGTCTGGGAGTCATGCTCGACGACGTGACCGGCGGCGTTTTGGCCAATCTGGCGCTCTGGGGCCTGAGAAAGATCTTCATCGAAGGCTGGTGGCCTTTTTAG
- a CDS encoding MIP/aquaporin family protein: MKKYLAEFVGTLVLVLFGCGTAVVLGCNGAQVNAAYLGTALAFGLAIVAMAYSIGNVSGCHVNPAVSLGVLLTGGMSFGDFVGYVIAQFAGATAGAALLGYLCGWDSSFGANALYGGDVVKSFAVEAVLTATFVLTILGVTSKSGHNKFAGLAIGLTLVLIHIFGIHFTGTSVNPARSFGPAFFAKGAAMADLWVFIAAPLAGAVVAAIVWKAIEPESK, translated from the coding sequence ATGAAAAAGTATCTCGCTGAATTTGTCGGCACGCTCGTGCTCGTGCTTTTCGGCTGCGGCACGGCCGTCGTGCTGGGCTGCAACGGCGCGCAGGTCAACGCCGCCTATCTGGGCACGGCGCTGGCGTTCGGCCTGGCGATCGTCGCCATGGCCTATTCCATCGGCAACGTTTCCGGCTGCCACGTCAATCCCGCCGTCTCGCTGGGCGTGCTGCTGACCGGCGGCATGAGCTTCGGCGACTTTGTCGGCTACGTGATCGCCCAGTTCGCCGGCGCCACGGCCGGCGCGGCCCTGCTCGGCTACCTCTGCGGTTGGGACAGCAGCTTCGGCGCCAATGCGCTGTATGGCGGCGACGTGGTGAAAAGCTTCGCCGTCGAGGCCGTGCTCACCGCCACGTTCGTGCTGACGATCCTCGGCGTCACCTCCAAGTCCGGCCACAATAAGTTCGCCGGCCTCGCCATCGGTCTGACGCTCGTCCTGATCCACATTTTCGGCATCCACTTCACGGGCACCAGCGTCAACCCCGCCCGCAGCTTCGGCCCCGCCTTCTTCGCCAAGGGAGCCGCCATGGCCGACCTCTGGGTCTTCATCGCCGCGCCTCTGGCCGGCGCGGTCGTCGCCGCGATCGTCTGGAAGGCGATCGAGCCCGAGAGCAAATAG
- the thpR gene encoding RNA 2',3'-cyclic phosphodiesterase, with the protein MGRVRCFFCLPLAPELKKEIAAWIAANRAAISGVRWVAEADLHVTLRFCGEIPQAAAQPLGDRAKNLLAERCAAPLRLTLRETGTFGRPPRVLWAGLGGDTAALERLNALIEGACRDAGLPPDGRKFSPHLTLARMDASRGFDPAALDALRPWKLAGRGWTADRTIFMRSRLTPAGPRYEPLTVCRLGTAADGA; encoded by the coding sequence ATGGGGCGCGTGCGCTGTTTCTTTTGTCTGCCGCTCGCGCCCGAACTGAAAAAGGAGATCGCCGCCTGGATCGCCGCAAACCGCGCCGCGATTTCGGGCGTCCGCTGGGTGGCGGAGGCCGATCTGCACGTGACGCTGCGCTTCTGCGGCGAGATTCCGCAAGCCGCGGCGCAGCCCCTTGGCGACAGGGCGAAAAATCTTCTGGCGGAGCGGTGCGCCGCGCCGCTGAGGCTGACTTTGCGGGAAACGGGCACGTTCGGCCGGCCGCCGCGCGTGCTTTGGGCCGGGCTGGGCGGCGACACGGCGGCGCTCGAACGGCTGAACGCCCTGATCGAAGGCGCCTGCCGCGATGCCGGGCTGCCGCCCGATGGCAGAAAGTTTTCCCCTCACCTGACGCTGGCCCGTATGGACGCCTCGCGCGGGTTCGACCCGGCGGCGCTGGACGCTCTGCGTCCATGGAAGCTTGCCGGGCGCGGCTGGACGGCCGATCGCACGATCTTCATGCGCAGCCGCCTGACGCCCGCGGGGCCGCGCTACGAACCGTTGACCGTCTGCCGCTTGGGAACGGCGGCGGACGGAGCGTAG
- a CDS encoding radical SAM protein → MDFSTTIKKLGIEQALTYVFREPEKNLRKLIDWADRFDRGEFAPQRRAVREAITNPRDPYYPLVRRLLTDVDADVLKTLAVNFFVNANLSGWPVQERCRQKYGCNVPWAILMDPTSACNLHCTGCWAAEYGNRLNLSLDEIDDIIRQGKELGVSMYIYTGGEPLMRKDDLIRICERHPDCVFLCFTNATLIDEAFADEMRRVKNFVPAISLEGGEEATDGRRGRGVYQKVMRAVDLLRRKKLFYGISTCYTRANYESVTSEAFYDSLIAMGAYFVWFFHYMPVGNDAVPELLPTAAQRRGIYERIRRYRRTKPLFSIDFQNDAEYAGGCIAGGRRYLHINANGDIDPCVFVHYSDSNIREKTLLEALQSPLLMAYHKGQPFNENMLLPCPMLENPQKLRAMVSATGARSTDLQSPESAEHLCAKCDEYARLWAPVADGLWQRRRAEEKEKVAISAESGS, encoded by the coding sequence ATGGATTTTTCGACGACAATCAAGAAGTTGGGCATCGAACAGGCTCTCACGTACGTGTTCAGGGAACCCGAGAAGAATCTCAGAAAGCTGATCGACTGGGCCGACCGGTTCGACCGCGGCGAGTTTGCGCCGCAGCGCCGGGCGGTCAGAGAGGCGATCACCAATCCGCGGGATCCTTATTATCCGCTCGTCCGCCGGCTCCTGACGGACGTGGATGCTGACGTTCTGAAGACTCTGGCGGTGAATTTCTTCGTCAACGCCAATCTGAGCGGATGGCCTGTTCAGGAACGGTGCCGCCAAAAGTACGGCTGCAATGTTCCCTGGGCGATCCTGATGGATCCGACGTCGGCCTGCAACCTCCACTGTACGGGCTGTTGGGCGGCGGAATACGGCAACAGGCTGAACTTGAGCCTCGACGAGATCGACGACATCATCCGGCAGGGCAAGGAACTGGGCGTTTCCATGTATATCTACACGGGCGGCGAGCCGCTGATGCGCAAAGACGACCTTATCCGCATCTGCGAGCGGCACCCGGACTGCGTGTTCCTCTGCTTCACCAACGCCACGCTGATCGACGAGGCTTTCGCCGACGAGATGCGGCGCGTGAAGAATTTCGTCCCCGCCATCTCCCTGGAAGGCGGCGAAGAAGCGACCGACGGCCGGCGCGGCCGCGGCGTCTACCAAAAGGTGATGCGGGCGGTCGATCTTCTGCGCCGCAAGAAGCTGTTCTACGGGATCTCCACCTGTTACACGCGCGCCAACTACGAATCGGTCACCTCGGAGGCGTTCTATGACAGCCTGATCGCCATGGGCGCGTATTTTGTCTGGTTCTTCCACTACATGCCCGTCGGCAACGACGCCGTGCCGGAGCTGCTGCCAACGGCCGCGCAGCGCCGGGGGATCTACGAGCGCATCCGCCGCTACCGCCGCACCAAGCCGCTGTTCTCGATCGATTTCCAGAACGACGCCGAGTACGCGGGCGGCTGCATCGCCGGCGGACGCCGCTACCTGCACATCAACGCCAACGGCGACATCGACCCCTGCGTGTTCGTTCATTATTCCGACTCCAACATCCGCGAGAAGACGCTGCTGGAAGCGCTGCAATCGCCGCTGCTGATGGCCTACCACAAGGGGCAGCCGTTCAACGAGAACATGCTGCTGCCCTGCCCGATGCTGGAAAATCCGCAGAAACTCCGCGCCATGGTCTCGGCAACGGGAGCCCGCTCCACGGATCTGCAGTCGCCCGAATCGGCGGAACACCTGTGCGCCAAGTGCGACGAATACGCCCGCCTCTGGGCGCCCGTGGCGGACGGTTTATGGCAGCGCCGCCGCGCGGAAGAGAAAGAAAAGGTCGCCATCAGCGCCGAAAGCGGTTCGTAA
- the recA gene encoding recombinase RecA: MAEAKKGKKLTREDILEQALDDIRSKFGDGSIMRLGERNTANVEVIPTGILPLDVALGIGGLPRGRIVEVFGPEGSGKTTLALHAIAEAQKAGGVAAFIDAEHALDPRLAAALGVQIESLYLSQPDSGEQALFILETLVRSGAVDIVVVDSVAALTPQAEIDGTIGESQVGLQARLMSYGLRRLTASIARSNCVVVFINQLRATIPTGYSKGPTETTTGGRALKFYTSVRIEVRRGKQISKGDDVIGHELYIKVVKNKQAPPFRSAHCSLIYGKGIPLTMSIVDMAIDANVVKRKGSWLTYKGETLAQGKDRLAEFLDKSPEMLAEIRKTVLDQAAEGLGFYTAPEKSDDEDSVGSGHGVDIDEEVIDLDVSDESMKDEPEKEGKR; this comes from the coding sequence TTGGCTGAAGCAAAAAAGGGCAAAAAACTGACGCGCGAGGACATTCTCGAGCAGGCGCTCGACGACATCCGCAGCAAGTTCGGCGACGGTTCGATCATGCGCCTCGGCGAGCGCAACACGGCAAACGTGGAAGTGATCCCCACGGGCATCCTGCCGCTGGACGTAGCGCTCGGCATCGGCGGTCTTCCCCGCGGCCGCATCGTCGAGGTCTTCGGACCGGAGGGCAGCGGCAAGACCACGCTGGCGCTGCACGCCATCGCCGAAGCGCAGAAGGCCGGCGGCGTGGCGGCCTTCATCGACGCCGAACACGCTCTCGATCCGCGTCTCGCGGCGGCACTGGGCGTGCAGATCGAATCGCTCTACCTGTCGCAGCCGGACAGCGGCGAACAGGCGCTTTTCATCCTCGAGACGCTGGTGCGCAGCGGCGCCGTGGACATCGTCGTCGTCGACTCGGTGGCGGCGCTGACGCCGCAGGCGGAGATCGACGGCACGATCGGCGAGAGCCAGGTGGGCCTGCAGGCGCGCCTGATGTCCTACGGACTGCGTCGCCTCACCGCTTCGATCGCCCGCAGCAACTGCGTGGTCGTGTTCATCAACCAGCTGCGCGCCACGATCCCCACGGGCTACTCCAAAGGGCCCACGGAGACGACGACGGGCGGCCGCGCCCTCAAGTTCTACACTTCCGTGCGCATCGAAGTGCGCCGCGGCAAGCAGATCTCCAAGGGCGACGACGTGATCGGCCACGAGCTCTACATCAAGGTGGTCAAGAACAAGCAGGCGCCGCCGTTCCGCAGCGCCCACTGCTCGTTGATCTACGGCAAGGGCATCCCCCTGACCATGTCCATCGTCGACATGGCCATCGACGCCAACGTGGTCAAGCGCAAGGGCTCGTGGCTCACCTACAAGGGCGAGACGCTCGCCCAGGGCAAGGACCGCCTGGCCGAGTTCCTCGACAAGAGTCCCGAGATGCTGGCCGAGATCCGCAAGACCGTGCTCGACCAGGCCGCCGAGGGCCTTGGCTTCTACACGGCGCCGGAAAAAAGCGACGACGAAGATTCCGTGGGCAGCGGCCACGGCGTGGACATCGACGAAGAAGTGATCGATCTGGACGTTTCCGACGAGTCCATGAAGGACGAACCTGAGAAGGAAGGCAAAAGGTAA
- a CDS encoding MATE family efflux transporter has translation MTQTSTLTSMSQGSIARLLFRFSVPATLGLVANAFYNIVDRLFIGRFAGADGLGAVGLTFPLTVFVIAVGSLVGVGAASQMSRLLGEGRRRDAETVLGNAAAVTALFAALFTAAGLFWLDGLVKAFGASSRLAPQTRIYTEILFWGMPFNLLGFSLNYLIRAEGHPRYAMWTLCVGAGMNVFLDWLFIARMRMGIAGAALGTSLAQIASFVWVALFYLRGAGSLRIGAASLKPNGDIVREMLLVGASPFLMELFYTVSMMLFNNIVNDLGGDLAISAVGIFFCLDNLIYLPVFGVGEGLQPIVGYNYGAQRSDRVKRTILCALAVSSVYFAISFIGAESLARAMVTLFAADDEALIRLTVRAMRIGYLGMPFAAAGIVASNAFLAVGRSGVSLFLNFCRQGFLFLPALLVLPQLMGLDGAWSCFIVVDAGGGLIGAILLWYFWESFNGDGRDLLGTQLEIAFNK, from the coding sequence ATGACTCAGACTTCCACGCTGACCAGCATGAGTCAGGGCTCCATCGCCCGTTTGCTCTTCCGGTTTTCTGTTCCTGCCACGCTTGGCCTTGTGGCCAACGCTTTTTACAATATCGTCGACCGTCTCTTCATCGGCCGCTTCGCCGGCGCCGACGGTCTTGGCGCCGTCGGGCTGACGTTTCCGCTGACGGTTTTCGTGATCGCCGTCGGCTCGCTCGTCGGCGTCGGCGCGGCATCGCAGATGTCGCGTCTGCTGGGGGAGGGGCGGCGTCGGGATGCCGAAACGGTCCTCGGCAACGCCGCGGCGGTCACGGCGCTGTTCGCCGCGCTTTTCACGGCTGCGGGGCTGTTTTGGCTCGACGGGCTGGTGAAAGCTTTCGGCGCGTCGTCCCGTCTGGCGCCGCAGACTCGCATTTACACGGAAATTTTGTTCTGGGGGATGCCTTTCAATCTGCTGGGATTCTCGCTGAACTACCTGATCCGCGCCGAGGGGCATCCTCGTTACGCCATGTGGACGTTGTGCGTCGGCGCGGGCATGAACGTGTTCCTAGACTGGCTCTTCATTGCGCGCATGCGCATGGGCATTGCCGGAGCGGCGCTGGGAACGTCGCTGGCCCAGATCGCCTCGTTCGTCTGGGTGGCGCTGTTCTATCTCAGGGGCGCGGGATCGCTGCGAATCGGCGCCGCGTCGCTGAAACCCAATGGGGATATCGTCAGGGAAATGCTCCTTGTGGGCGCTTCTCCCTTTTTAATGGAGCTCTTTTACACCGTCAGCATGATGCTCTTCAACAACATCGTCAACGATCTCGGCGGCGATTTGGCCATTTCGGCCGTGGGCATTTTCTTTTGTTTGGACAACCTGATCTATCTGCCCGTGTTCGGCGTCGGCGAAGGGCTTCAGCCCATTGTCGGCTACAACTACGGCGCCCAGCGGTCGGACCGCGTCAAACGCACGATTTTATGCGCGCTCGCCGTCAGTTCCGTCTATTTCGCGATTTCGTTCATCGGCGCGGAGTCTCTCGCGCGCGCCATGGTCACGCTCTTCGCGGCCGACGACGAGGCCTTGATCCGTCTCACGGTGCGGGCCATGCGCATCGGCTATCTCGGCATGCCCTTTGCGGCGGCAGGCATCGTCGCTTCAAACGCGTTTCTCGCCGTGGGACGTTCGGGCGTGAGCCTGTTCCTCAATTTCTGCCGCCAAGGGTTCCTTTTCCTGCCGGCGCTGTTGGTTCTGCCGCAGCTGATGGGACTTGACGGCGCATGGAGCTGCTTCATCGTCGTCGACGCCGGCGGCGGACTGATCGGCGCCATTCTGCTGTGGTATTTCTGGGAGAGCTTCAACGGCGACGGCCGCGACCTTCTCGGCACCCAGCTCGAAATCGCGTTCAATAAGTAG
- a CDS encoding branched-chain amino acid transporter permease: MTLSQQIITVAMCALGTMATRFLPFAIFSASRPTPPFVRYLGKALPGAVFGLLVVYCLKNVSLLGGSHGLPELISIAVTVRLHVWKRQMLLSIAAGTICYMLLVQLAF, from the coding sequence ATGACTCTGTCGCAGCAAATCATTACCGTCGCGATGTGCGCGCTCGGCACGATGGCCACGCGCTTTTTGCCTTTCGCGATCTTCTCCGCGTCGCGCCCAACGCCGCCGTTTGTGCGTTATCTGGGCAAAGCGCTGCCCGGCGCCGTGTTCGGTCTGCTCGTGGTCTACTGCCTGAAAAACGTCAGCCTTCTCGGCGGCTCTCACGGCCTGCCGGAGCTGATCTCGATCGCCGTCACCGTGCGTCTGCACGTGTGGAAGCGGCAGATGCTCCTTTCCATCGCCGCCGGCACGATCTGCTACATGCTGCTCGTGCAGCTGGCGTTCTAG